Proteins encoded together in one Diceros bicornis minor isolate mBicDic1 chromosome 18, mDicBic1.mat.cur, whole genome shotgun sequence window:
- the SCPEP1 gene encoding retinoid-inducible serine carboxypeptidase — translation MELAPRSSPVPLLLLLLLGLSTGAVIDWPEEEGKEVWDYVTIRKDAHMFWWLYYATSPSKNFSELPLVMWLQGGPGGSSTGFGNFEEIGPLDIDLKPRRTSWLQSASLLFVDNPVGTGFSYVNKSDAYAKDLATVASDMMVLLKTFFSSHKEFQTIPFYIFSESYGGKMAAGISLELYKAIQQGTIQCNFAGVALGDSWISPLDSVLSWGPYLYSVSLLDNQGLAEVSQVAEQVLDAVNKGHYKEATQLWEKAEMVVEENTDGVNFYNILTKNTLMSTMKSSLEFTQSHLVRLSQRHVKYLQLDALSELMNGPIRKKLKIIPEDCSWGGQATDVFLNMEEDFMKPVISIVDELLEAGVNVTVYNGQLDLIVDTMGQESWLRKLKWTELPKFNQLKWKPLYCDPKSSETSAFVKSYKNLSFYWILRAGHMVPSDQGDMALKMMRLVTQQE, via the exons ATGGAGCTGGCGCCGCGGAGCTCTCCGGttcctctgctgctgctgctgcttctgggcCTGAGCACGG GAGCTGTCATCGACTGGCCCGAAGAGGAGGGCAAGGAAGTATGGGATTATGTGACTATCCGGAAGGATGCCCACATGTTCTGGTGGCTCTATTATGCCACCAGCCCCAGCAAGAACTTCTCAGAACTGCCCCTAGTCATGTGGCTTCAG GGTGGTCCAGGTGGTTCCAGCACTGGATTTGGAAACTTTGAGGAGATTGGGCCCCTTGACATTGATCTCAAACCACGAAGAACTTCCTGG CTCCAGTCGGCCAGTCTCCTATTTGTGGATAACCCTGTGGGCACTGGGTTCAGCTACGTGAACAAGAGTGACGCATATGCCAAGGACCTTGCCACTGTGGCGTCAGACATGATGGTTCTCCTGAAGACCTTCTTCAGTAGCCACAAAGAATTCCAG ACGattccattttacattttttccgaGTCCTATGGAGGAAAAATGGCTGCTGGCATCAGTCTAGAACTTTATAAG GCCATTCAACAAGGAACCATCCAGTGCAACTTTGCCGGGGTTGCTTTGGGTGACTCCTGGATCTCCCCTCTTG ATTCGGTGCTCTCCTGGGGACCTTACCTGTACAGTGTG tctcttcttgaCAACCAAGGTCTGGCAGAGGTGTCTCAGGTTGCAGAACAAGTGCTGGATGCTGTAAATAAGGGACATTACAAAGAGGCCACCCAGCTGTGGGAGAAAGCAGAAATGGTCGTTGAAGAG AACACGGATGGGGTGAACTTCTATAACATCTTAACTAAAAACACTCTCATGTCTACAATGAAGTCAAGCCTAGAATTCACCCAGAGTCACCTAG TTCGTCTTTCCCAGCGTCACGTGAAATACCTACAACTGGACGCCTTAAGTGAGCTCATGAATGGTCCCATCAGAAAGAAGCTCAAAATCATTCCTGAGGATTGCTCCTGGGGAG GCCAGGCTACCGACGTCTTCCTGAACATGGAGGAGGACTTCATGAAGCCGGTCATCAGCATTGTGGACGAGTTGCTGGAAGCCGGGGTCAATGTGACGGTGTATAACGGACAGCTCGATCTCATCGTGGACACCATGG GTCAGGAGTCCTGGCTGCGGAAACTGAAGTGGACAGAACTGCCCAAATTCAATCAGCTGAAGTGGAAGCCCCTGTACTGTGACCCTAAATCTTCGGAAACGTCTGCTTTTGTCAAGTCCTACAAGAACCTGTCTTTCTACTGGATTCTCAGAGCCGGGCACATG GTTCCATCCGACCAAGGGGACATGGCTCTGAAGATGATGAGGCTGGTGACTCAGCAAGAATAG